Proteins encoded in a region of the Sparus aurata chromosome 6, fSpaAur1.1, whole genome shotgun sequence genome:
- the LOC115583780 gene encoding actin-associated protein FAM107A isoform X1: MGVTHGKKRDVQHFPGRSETHLNGSASVMQTHHTEQQDQSPELQAALLLSEEESSNLIRPQKPLNPLTASRSHQELHKELRMTHKRRVSQEGKSELQRALEKRKWEQRMKESRDQEEARRSRSPLYQELVKRQQRLEKLEKDEGQQREGPEFLQVKERLRRTAVSNAGEKQV; the protein is encoded by the exons ATGGGAGTCACCCATGGAAAGAAg AGAGATGTGCAACATTTTCCAGGTAGAAGCGAGACACACCTGAACGGGTCTG CCTCAGTAATGCAGACGCACCACACTGAACAGCAAGACCAATCGCCAGAGCTTCAGGCTGCTCTGCTCCTGAGTGAGGAGGAGAGCAGTAATCTCATCAGACCACAAAAACCTCTCAATCCTTTAACAGCCTCCAGGAGCCACCAGGAGCTCCACAAAGAACTGCGGATGACCCACAAGAG gagAGTGTCACAGGAAGGAAAGAGTGAGCTCCAGAGGGCTTTAGAGAAGAGGAAATGGGAACAAAGGatgaaggagagcagagatCAGGAAGAGGCGAGGAGGAGCAGATCACCACTTTATCAAGAGCTCGTGAAAAGACAGCAGAGGCTAGAAAAG CTGGAGAAAGACGAAGGACAACAGCGAGAGGGGCCAGAGTTCCTCCAAGTCAAAGAGAGACTGAGAAGAACCGCTGTGTCGAATGCAGGAGAGAAACAAGTGTGA
- the camk1a gene encoding calcium/calmodulin-dependent protein kinase type 1 isoform X2: MPLGEDGNGWKKKTSDIKEHYDFKEVLGTGAFSEVVLAEEKRTQRLVAIKCIPKKALEGKENNIENEIAVLHRIKHPNIVTLEDIFESTSHLYLVMQLVSGGELFDRIVEKGFYTERDASQLIHQILDAVKYLHDMGIVHRDLKPENLLYYSMDEDSKIMISDFGLSKIEGAGSVMSTACGTPGYVAPEVLAQKPYSKAVDCWSIGVISYILLCGYPPFYDENDAKLFEQILKAEYEFDSPYWDDISDSAKDFICHLMEKEPLKRYTCEQALQHPWICGDTALDKNIHESVSAQIKKNFAKSKWKQAFNATAVVRHMRKLQLGTSLEGPSQITPTSPCHGHLLPEEEEDEEEEEDDLGNGEEESLSHYEDGRRGSTEGSADRDSLRSCTYCCRPASRV; the protein is encoded by the exons GGGAGCTTTCTCAGAGGTGGTTCTAGCCGAGGAGAAGAGGACCCAGAGGCTGGTGGCCATCAAGTGCATCCCCAAGAAAGCGTTAGAGGGCAAAGAGAACAACATCGAAAATGAGATCGCCGTACTACACAG AATCAAGCATCCCAACATCGTTACGCTGGAGGACATCTTCGAAAGTACATCCCATCTATATCTCGTCATGCAGCT AGTTTCCGGAGGCGAGCTGTTCGACAGGATTGTGGAGAAAGGTTTCTACACAGAGAGAGACGCCAGCCAACTCATCCACCAGATCTTGGATGCAGTCAAATACCTCCACGATATGGGGATCGTCCACAGAGACTTGAAG CCAGAGAACCTGCTGTATTACAGTATGGACGAGGACTCCAAGATCATGATCAGTGACTTTGGACTGTCAAAGATCGAGGGGGCGGGCAGCGTCATGTCCACGGCCTGTGGCACTCCCGGATATGTGG CTCCTGAGGTGCTCGCTCAGAAGCCATACAGCAAAGCAGTGGACTGCTGGTCCATAGGAGTTATTTCTTATATCCT GTTGTGCGGATACCCTCCGTTTTACGATGAAAACGATGCCAAGCTGTTTGAGCAGATTCTGAAAGCAGAGTATGAGTTTGACTCTCCGTACTGGGACGACATCTCAGATTCAG CCAAAGACTTCATCTGCCACCTGATGGAGAAAGAGCCTTTGAAGAGATACACATGTGAGCAGGCGCTGCAACATCCATG GATCTGTGGAGACACGGCTCTGGACAAGAATATCCACGAATCTGTCAGCGCCCAAATCAAGAAGAACTTTGCCAAAAGTAAATGGAAG CAAGCATTTAATGCCACAGCGGTGGTGCGCCACATGCGGAAGTTGCAGCTGGGCACTAGTCTCGAGGGACCCAGTCAGATTACTCCCACCAGTCCCTGCCATGGACATCTGctcccagaggaggaggaggacgaggaggaggaggaagatgatttGGGGAatggggaggaggagagct TGTCCCACTATGAGGACGGCCGCCGCGGAAGCACCGAGGGCAGTGCGGATCGGGACAGCCTGAGAAGCTGCACCTACTGCTGCAGGCCAGCCAGTCGTGTCTGA
- the LOC115583780 gene encoding actin-associated protein FAM107A isoform X2: MQTHHTEQQDQSPELQAALLLSEEESSNLIRPQKPLNPLTASRSHQELHKELRMTHKRRVSQEGKSELQRALEKRKWEQRMKESRDQEEARRSRSPLYQELVKRQQRLEKLEKDEGQQREGPEFLQVKERLRRTAVSNAGEKQV, from the exons ATGCAGACGCACCACACTGAACAGCAAGACCAATCGCCAGAGCTTCAGGCTGCTCTGCTCCTGAGTGAGGAGGAGAGCAGTAATCTCATCAGACCACAAAAACCTCTCAATCCTTTAACAGCCTCCAGGAGCCACCAGGAGCTCCACAAAGAACTGCGGATGACCCACAAGAG gagAGTGTCACAGGAAGGAAAGAGTGAGCTCCAGAGGGCTTTAGAGAAGAGGAAATGGGAACAAAGGatgaaggagagcagagatCAGGAAGAGGCGAGGAGGAGCAGATCACCACTTTATCAAGAGCTCGTGAAAAGACAGCAGAGGCTAGAAAAG CTGGAGAAAGACGAAGGACAACAGCGAGAGGGGCCAGAGTTCCTCCAAGTCAAAGAGAGACTGAGAAGAACCGCTGTGTCGAATGCAGGAGAGAAACAAGTGTGA
- the camk1a gene encoding calcium/calmodulin-dependent protein kinase type 1 isoform X1, translated as MPLGEDGNGWKKKTSDIKEHYDFKEVLGTGAFSEVVLAEEKRTQRLVAIKCIPKKALEGKENNIENEIAVLHRIKHPNIVTLEDIFESTSHLYLVMQLVSGGELFDRIVEKGFYTERDASQLIHQILDAVKYLHDMGIVHRDLKPENLLYYSMDEDSKIMISDFGLSKIEGAGSVMSTACGTPGYVAPEVLAQKPYSKAVDCWSIGVISYILLCGYPPFYDENDAKLFEQILKAEYEFDSPYWDDISDSAKDFICHLMEKEPLKRYTCEQALQHPWICGDTALDKNIHESVSAQIKKNFAKSKWKQAFNATAVVRHMRKLQLGTSLEGPSQITPTSPCHGHLLPEEEEDEEEEEDDLGNGEEESCPPVSLSSPVSHYEDGRRGSTEGSADRDSLRSCTYCCRPASRV; from the exons GGGAGCTTTCTCAGAGGTGGTTCTAGCCGAGGAGAAGAGGACCCAGAGGCTGGTGGCCATCAAGTGCATCCCCAAGAAAGCGTTAGAGGGCAAAGAGAACAACATCGAAAATGAGATCGCCGTACTACACAG AATCAAGCATCCCAACATCGTTACGCTGGAGGACATCTTCGAAAGTACATCCCATCTATATCTCGTCATGCAGCT AGTTTCCGGAGGCGAGCTGTTCGACAGGATTGTGGAGAAAGGTTTCTACACAGAGAGAGACGCCAGCCAACTCATCCACCAGATCTTGGATGCAGTCAAATACCTCCACGATATGGGGATCGTCCACAGAGACTTGAAG CCAGAGAACCTGCTGTATTACAGTATGGACGAGGACTCCAAGATCATGATCAGTGACTTTGGACTGTCAAAGATCGAGGGGGCGGGCAGCGTCATGTCCACGGCCTGTGGCACTCCCGGATATGTGG CTCCTGAGGTGCTCGCTCAGAAGCCATACAGCAAAGCAGTGGACTGCTGGTCCATAGGAGTTATTTCTTATATCCT GTTGTGCGGATACCCTCCGTTTTACGATGAAAACGATGCCAAGCTGTTTGAGCAGATTCTGAAAGCAGAGTATGAGTTTGACTCTCCGTACTGGGACGACATCTCAGATTCAG CCAAAGACTTCATCTGCCACCTGATGGAGAAAGAGCCTTTGAAGAGATACACATGTGAGCAGGCGCTGCAACATCCATG GATCTGTGGAGACACGGCTCTGGACAAGAATATCCACGAATCTGTCAGCGCCCAAATCAAGAAGAACTTTGCCAAAAGTAAATGGAAG CAAGCATTTAATGCCACAGCGGTGGTGCGCCACATGCGGAAGTTGCAGCTGGGCACTAGTCTCGAGGGACCCAGTCAGATTACTCCCACCAGTCCCTGCCATGGACATCTGctcccagaggaggaggaggacgaggaggaggaggaagatgatttGGGGAatggggaggaggagagct GTCCCCCTGTTTCGCTCTCATCTCCAGTGTCCCACTATGAGGACGGCCGCCGCGGAAGCACCGAGGGCAGTGCGGATCGGGACAGCCTGAGAAGCTGCACCTACTGCTGCAGGCCAGCCAGTCGTGTCTGA